GATGCGCGGGCACGAAGGCAGCATCGACGACGAGATCGTGACTACCGGTTCCCGCCAGGCCCACCGCCTGCCACACCTCGTCGATGGTGCAGTCGGCGCGCGGCAGCAGCAGCGTGAGGTGGGCGCCGGGGGCCGGGTCGTCGGCCGTGGTCAGCGCGCCCACCATGATCCAACCGGCGTGCTGGCAGCCGGAGGAGAAACTCCAGCGTCCGGACAGTTCGAAGCCACCCGGAACCCGCGTCACCCGGCCCGAGGGCACATACGAGGTCGCGATCACCGAATCCGGATCCGCACCCCACACGTCGTGCTGCGCGGCGGCGGAAAACAACGCCAATTGCCATGCGTGCGTGCCGAATACCGATGTCACCCAGCCCGTCGACGGGCATCCGGCGGCGAGCGCGCGGACCACGGCGAAGAACTCCACCGGCGAGGCCTCGGCCCCACCGAACTCCCGGGGTTGCAACATCCGGAACACGCCGGCGTCGGTCAACTCGCGCACGGTGCGATCGGGCACCCGGCGTTCACGTTCGGTGTCCACGGCGCGCGCCGCGATGTCCGGGACGAGGTCCCGGATCCGGTCCAGCATCTTGGTATCGGTCATCGGCCAATCCACTACGGTTTCGATGTTTTCGGGGGCGCCGGCCGTCGTCGGCCCGATGCGCCCGGCACGGCAGAGCCTAGAACCGCGGCGAATTCGGAAACAGCGGCGAAAACGACAGATTCGGTACCGGATACGACATTTGCGGCCGGGTCGCGGAAATACGTTGCGCGACTTAGGGTGTCTCGCGTGATCGACTTACCGGAAACACGCTCCGGCACTGTGTCCGATCCCGGATCCGACCTGTGCGATACCGAGGACGACACCCGGCTGGGGCAACTCACAGACTATCTGGCACACCATTGTTCGCGTGCCGTTCTGACCGGACTGCTGGCCGGGCGGGACAGCGGCGATCCGATCGGCGACCGCCTGGTCCTGGACCATGCCGCGGCGCTGGTGTTCCCGCCCTCGGTGGCCGCGCTGCACCACCGGCTCGTCGCCGCCGGCTTCCGGATCCTGGACACCGTTCCCAGTGTCATTGTGCAGCAACGACTTTGCCAGCGCTACGAGCTCGACCCGGCGCACTGCGCGGTCTCCATCCTGTTCGCCTCCCGCGATCGCGACGGCGCGGCGGCACCGCAGCGACTGGAACTGTTCTACCCGGCGCCCACCGCATCGGCCGGCCCCGCGTTGCGACGGGCCCGCGCCGACGAACGTATCCACAATCGGGAGACCCATTTCGCCTTCACCGTCCGCGAATTCGATTCGGACACTTATCGTTCGATCCGCGCATATCTCGCCGAATCGGGCGGGCTGCACCCCGACGGCGGCGGCTGGAATCCGCACGAGCGCAGTCACGGAACAGGTTGCTCGACATTCTATTTCGCGGGTCCGGGGACCGTTCCCGGCAAGCCGTGGCCCCGGCGCCTGGAAATCATCTGCGGCGGACTGCACGCCGCGGAACTCACCGCGCACGGGGTATTCCCGCCGGGCCGCGACTGACCCTTCACCAGGCGGAGCGAGCGGCACGGATCTCCGCGACCGTGACGCCACGCCGCCGCCGGATCAGGGTCCGCAGTGTGCTCGCGTTCTGATAGCCCACCCGCCCGGCCACCGCGTCCACCGTCAGCGCGGTGGTGCGCAGCAGTTCGACGGCGCGCTCCAGCCGGATGTCGTGCACGAATTCCTGTGGCGACTTGCCCAATTCGGCCTGCATGGCACGTTGCAGACCGCGCTCGGAGGCGCCGAGCATCCGGGACACGTCGGCGAGCCGCATCGGCTCGGACAGATTCGTCCGCACCCACCGCTCGAAATCGGCGACCAGTACGTTACCCCGCGCGACGACCTCCGGAATCACATGCGCCGCTTGGGATTTCCGATTGCCGACCGCCATGTACCGGCTGGTCAGCGTCGCCAAGGCCGGGCTCTGCGCCTGCACCAGCGACAGCGCCAGATCCAGATGCGACAGCGACGCACCCGCCGTGGTCACCTGGTCTCCCCGGCACAGCGTGCGGCCCTCGTCGAGTTCCGCCTTCGGATACCGGCGCCGGAACACCGGCCCCAGCCACCAACTCGTCGTCGCGGGCTGCCCGTCCAGCACCCCCGCCTCCGCGAGGAAGAAGGTACCGGTGCAGGCCCCGGCCAGATGCACGCCCCGCGCGCGCGAGCACGCGATGAGGTCCAGCACCGCGCGGCTCTCGGGCGCCGACACCAATCCGATGAGCGCCTCGGCCTCCAGCGCCGCGACCGCCGGCACGATCATCACGTCCGCGTCACCGTCGCACTCCGCCAGCGGCACGGTCGGAATGAGATGGCCGTATCCGGAGCGGACCCCGGCGCCGAACGACACACAGCGCACCGACCACGGCGGTGACGCGTTATCCAGTTCGGTACGAAGCGAATTCGCCGTGTTCAGGGTCTCCAGCAGCGCGGCCAGCCCGAAGTCGGCAACGCCCTCCACAACGAGAATGACGACGTTCATGTCGGGTACAGTATCCAAAACACCGATCCCGACAACTCCGGTGAGCCGATCCGGGCGGGATATCGGCAACATCACACGCACCGCGCGGCCGGTATCACCGGCCCGGCCGGGAATTCGACCCCGCTACCGGCCCTGCCCGGCCGATCGGCCCGCGCAACGGCGCACCCGACGACCGAGCTCGGCGACGAACAGGCTGCTACTTGTGCTTCTTGACCTTGTTCTCCAGGGCCTCGACACCGGATTGAGCGGTCGCCGACTTGGCCTTCTTCTCCGCTCGCTTCTCCTTGATGGATTTTCCCTGCTTTTTGGACATCGTGCTGCGCGGAGATTTATCGGACAACGGGAACGTCCTTTATTTGCAAGGCCTCAGTGGTCTTGATGCCCCGACAGTACACCACCCGGAACGCCCGCCCGGCCGCCGCGCCGCCCCGCCGAACCCGGTGCCACGCCCCCGCTCCCGGGCCGCCGCGCACCCGCGCTCGCGGGCGACGGACGTCGCGAACGCGCCGATACCCGATTCCGCTGTCACAGAGGACAATCGGACCGGACGGTATGCGCGGAGCGCGCCACGGCCGGCCGGTCGCAGGCACTCCGGCCACCGCCGTCAATATCCCGGACGGGAATTCTCGTTCGAAATCACGATACATTTCCATGACCGAACGTGATCGATCGAATTGAATTCACGCCGTACCGAAATCATTGACCTGGGTATATTCGCGTGTTGAAGTCTTGATGGCCGCCGGGACGGGCATCCGGGGTCCACGACAGGGTGGTCACAACCATTGCCCGATTCCGGTCTCACTTCGACGAACGGGTGAAATGTCTACACATGATGGGGGCGGCGGCGCGTCCGGCCGGCGCGGAATACGTGCGCGCCGGCGGCGGGCCGCGTGGATCGCCGCCGGCGCGGTGCTCGCGGTGGTGGTCGTGGCCGGTGTCGTCGCCGGGTTCGCCGGATCGAATTCCCGCGGCCCGGACGCCGCGGCACCGGACGGCACGCTGGTGTACGGGATCTCGGGCACCCAGGTGTCGCTGGACCCCGCCGTCGCGGCCACCGCGGTGACCAGTGTGATCAACCGCAACATCTTCGATTCCCTGGTGGCGCAGACCGGGCCGGACACGTTCACCCCCTGGTTGGCGTCGTCGTGGACGATCTCCGGCGACGGCCGGACCTATCGGTTCGCCCTGCGCGACGGGGTGACCTTCCACGACGGCACGCCGTTCACCGCCGACGCCGTGCGGGCCAGCCTGGATCACGTCGTCGACCCGAACACCAAATCGGCGTACGCGGCGTCGCTGATCAGTGCCTATCAGGAAACGCGGATCGTCGATCCGCACACGGTGGAAATCGTCCTGAAGCAGCCGTTCACGCCATTCCTGCAGGCATTGTCGACGCCGAGCCTGGGAATTCAGAGCCCCGCGGCGCTCACCGCAGCGAATTACCGGCCGGTCGGTACCGGTCCGTTCGCATTCGAGCAGTGGGATCAGGGCAAGAGCGAGTCGCTGACCCGCTTCGACGGATACGATTCGCCACCGCCGGGCGCCCGCCATTCCGGGCCCGCGCGGTTCGGCAAGCTCGTCTTCCGGTTCATCAACGAGGACGCGACCCGGTACGGGGCGCTGACCAGCGGGCAGGTGCAGGCGATCGCGGGTGTGCCGCCGGTGTCGGCGGGCGATCTCGCCGGCCGCGACGGATTCACCCTGCGCGCCGATCAGACGCCGGGGCTCAACTACAACGTCTACCTCAACCAGTCGCGGGGGCCACTGGCCGATCAGGTTGTGCGCAAGGCACTCTCGGCCTCGGTGGATGTCGCGAAGCTGGTGGACAACATCTACTTCGGCCGGTATCCGGTGGCGGACAACCCGATCAGCAAGGTGACCGCCGACTACGATGCCTCGGCTCGCAACGATCTGACCGGATACGACCCGGAGAACGCGAAGCGGCTGCTCGATCAGGCGGGGTGGAATCGCCTCGGCCCCGACGGTATCCGGGTGAAGGACGGTGCGCGGCTGTCGCTGGTGTGGCCGTACTGGCCCGACGGCACGCGGGAGCAGCGCGATGTCGTCGCCGACGGTATCCGGGCGCAGGCTCGCGCGGTCGGGATCGAGATCCAGCGGCCGACGGTCGATACCGGCACCTACGTCGACAAGTATCTGATCGGTGGCGGTTACGATCTCGTCGACGTCAGCTTCGCCCGGCCCACTCCGGATGTGCTGCGGTTCGCCTTCTACTCCGCCAACACCTACGCCAAGGCGGGCGGCAATGTGGCACTGGTGAATTCGCCGCAGCTCGACGCACAGGTGACCGAGGCGGCGGCCACCGGGGACGCGGGGCGTGCCGCCGCGAACTACGCCGCGGTGCAGCACGATGTGCTGAAGCAGGCCTACATCATCCCGATCTACACGCCGGTGAGTCTGACCGGTGTGTCGAAATCCGTGCGGGACTTGACCTTCGACGTGCAGACCTATCCGCGGTTCTACGACGCCTGGCTCGCGGCATGACCGAACGGCTGCGCCGGGCAGGGGGGCGGGCCGCCGCGGCGGTTCTGGTGATCTGGGCGGCGGCCACCCTCACTTTCGCCGGGCTGCAGGCGATTCCGGGCGATCCGGCGCGAGCCATCGCCGGGGGTGTCGCGGCGACCAGCTCACCGCAGGTGCTCGCGCAGATTCGCCGGGAGTACGGCTTCGACGCGCCGCTGTACGTGCAGTACGGCCGCTTCCTGGCGCGATTGTCGCGCGGGGATCTCGGCACGTCGTATCAGCAGCATCGGGCGGTCCGGTCGATCATCGCCGAACAGCTGTGGCCCACACTGTCGCTCGCGGTCGGCGGGCTGTTGCTCGGGCTGGGGCTGTCGGTGACGGTCGCGGTGTTCACCGCGCAGCGGCGCCGGGTGCGGGCGGTGGCGCGCGCGGCGGAGTTCACCGCGCTGTCGATGCCCACCTATTGGGTGGGATTTCTGCTGCTGGCGCTGTTCTCGTTCCGGTGGCGGCTGTTCCCGGTGATCGGCGAGACCGGGTGGCGCGGATCGGTGCTGCCGGTGGTGACCCTCGCCGTCGCGGTCGCCGGGGTGTTGTCCCAGGTGACCCGGGACGGACTCGAGGATGCCCTGAATCAACCGTTCGCGTTGACCGTTCGCGCGCGCGGCGCCTCCGAGCTGCGGGTGCGGTCGCGACATGCGTTGCGGCATGCGGCGGCGCCGGTGCTGACGCTGTCGGGATGGATGCTGGGCAATCTGCTCGGTGGTGTGGTGGTCGTCGAAACCGTCTTCGCGCGTAAGGGTTTGGGGCAGGTCCTGGTGACCGCCGTGCGCGGCCGCGACTATCCGGTGGTGACCGCGCTGGTGATACTCACGGCGGCGGCCTTCTCGCTGATCTCCCTCGTACTCGATCTGCTGTACCGGCTGGTGGACCCGCGGATCCGGGAGGCCGTCCGGTGACCGCGGCATTCGCCGCCGTGCCGGGGGTGGTGCGGGTCCGAGCGGTGCTGCGGCGGCCGGGCCGGATCGTGGCCGCGCTGACAGTCCTCGCGGTGGCGGTGGCGGTCGTCGCGCCCGGGTTGCTCGCGGGCTCGCCGGAGTCGATCGATCCCGGTGTCGCACTGCGCGCGCCGAGTGCGGCGCATCCGTTCGGCACCGATTGGCTGGGCCGAGACGAGTACGCGCGCGTGGTCTACGGTGCGCGGACATCGCTGCTGGTCGGTATCGGCTCGACGGTGCTGTCGACGGTGGCGGGGACGCTGTGGGGGCTGGCCGCGGCGCTGGGCGGCCGGCTGGCCGATCGGATCGCGATGCGGGCGGCAGACGTGCTGCTGGCCTTTCCGACGATTCTGATGGCGTTGCTGGTGGTGGCGGTGCTGGGGCCGGGCACCGGCAATGTCGTGCTCGCCATCACCATCGCGCTGACACCGGGTTTCGCCCGACTGGTCCGCATCCGTACCCATCTGGTCCGGCACTTCGCCTATGTCCGTGCGGCGTTGGATCTGGGCACCGCGCCCTGGCGGGTGACGTTGCGGCACATCGTGCCGAATGTGCTGCTGCCCTTGGGGGTTCTCGTGGTGATCAACATCGGGACCGCGATCATCATCGGTTCGTCGCTGAGTTTCCTCGGGCTCGGCCCGGATTCGGAGATACCGGAGTGGGGGGCGATGCTCGCGCAGTCACGCAACTATCTCGGCGCCGCGTGGACGCTGGCGCTGTTCCCCGGACTGGCGGTCACGGTGACGGTCATGGCGATCAGCGTGCTCGGCCGCGCCCTGCGGGCCGGGGTGGACGGGGAGTCACCCGATGAGTGACCCGCTGCTGGAAGTACGTGGCCTGTCGGTCGATTTCGGTCCCACCCGCGCCGTGGCCGAGGTCGATCTCGAGCTGGCGGCCGGCGGTTGCCTGGCGATCGTCGGTGAATCGGGTTCCGGCAAGAGCGTGACCGCGCGCACGCTGCTCGGCCTCGCCGGTCCGGGGGCGCGGGTGCGGGCCGAGACCCTCACGCTCGGCGGGACGGACCTGCGCCGCGCGAGTGCCGCGCAGTGGCGGCGCATCCGGGGCCGGCGGGTGGGGTTCGTGTTGCAGGATGCCCTGACCTCGCTGGATCCGTTGCGCCGCATCGGTTACGAGGTCGCCGAGCCGCTGGAGATCCATCGGCTGGCATCCGGCGACGGACTCGACGACGCCGTGTTCGGGCTGCTGCGGCGGGCCGGCATCCCGGACCCCGATCACCGGTGGCACCAGTACCCCCACGAATTGTCCGGTGGCCTGCGTCAGCGGGCGCTCATCGCATCGGCCATCGCGGCGGAACCCGAATTGCTGATCGCGGACGAGCCGACCACCGCACTGGATGTCGTGGTGCAGCAGCAGATCCTGGCACTGCTACGGGAACTGCGGGCCGCCGGTACGGCGGTGCTGCTGATCAGTCACGACCTGGCCGTGGTGGCCGAATCCGCCGACGACGTCGCGGTCATGTACGCGGGCAGCGTGGTCGAGCAGGGTCCCGCGGCCGCGGTCCTCACCGCTCCGGCGCACCCGTACACGGCCGAATTGCTCGCGGCCACACCGCGTATCGACGGACCGATCGCCGCGGCGCCGCGCCGGTGGGCGCCACCGGCCGCGGACGGCTGCCCGTACGCGCCGCGGTGCCCGGCGGCCGACGCGCACTGCCGGACGCGGCGTCCGCCACCGGTGACGTTGCCGGACGGGCGCCGGGTGCGTTGCCTGTACCCGTCCCGCACCGTGGTGCCGACGACGCCGATACCCGCCCCGCCGGTCGCGCCACCCACGCCGAATCGGCCGCCGTTGCTGGAGTTCCGGGAGGTCACCCGGCATTTCCGCCTGCCCGGCGGCAGCCGCAACCTCGCCCTCGACTCGGTCTCGCTCACACTGCATCCGGGCGAGGCGCTCGGCGTGGTGGGCGAATCCGGTTCCGGGAAAAGCACACTCGCCCGGCTGGCCCTGGCCCACCTGGCGCCCGACGCGGGTGCGGTGCTGCTCGACGGGCAGCCGTGGTCGGAGCTGCGCGAATCCGCCCGCCGGCCGTCGCGGCACCGGGTGCAACTCATCGATCAGGACCCGTTGAGCGCCTTCGATCCCCGCGATTCGACGGCGGCGATCATCGGGGCGGCGCTGCGCCGGATCCGGTCCCGCGCGGCGCGATCCGAGCGCATCGACGAATTGCTGCGCGATGTCGGACTAGAGCCGTCGGTGCGCGACAGCCGTCCGGCCCAGCTGTCGGGCGGGCAGCGGCAGCGGGTCGCCATCGCGCGAGCACTGGCCGCCGCACCCGACTTGCTCGTCGCCGACGAGCCGGTGTCCGCGCTGGACATCACGATTGCGGCCCAGATACTGGACCTGTTCGACCGGGTCCGGCACGACAGCGGTGCGGCCCTGTTGTTCATCTCGCACGATCTGGCCGTGGTGCGCCGGCTGTGCCGCCGGATCGCCGTGATCCGGCACGGCCGGATCGTCGAAACCGGTCTTACCGCAGAGGTTTTCGCTTCACCCCAGCACGAATACACCCGTCGTCTGCTGGCCGCGGTGCCGCGTGCGGCAGGCGCGGCTCTCGCGAAAGGAACCATATGACCTCGACCGCCGGCCAGCGGGTCGCGATCGTCACCGGCGCGGCCTCCGGCATCGGCCGGGCCACGGCCGAACTGTTCGCCGAACGCGGTGAGCACGTGCTCGCCGTCGATGTCGACGAACGCGGCCTCGCCGAATTGACCGGCGGGCAGGTGACTCTGGTCGGCGACGTCGCCACCGAGCCCGCCAACCGGGCCGCCGTGCAGACCGCGCTGGATCTGTTCGGCCGCATCGACACCATCGTGCTCAACGCCGGCATCGGCGGCACTCCGCCGCTGGAGGCGCCCGGCGCCGTCGACCGGGCCGACCGGATCTTCGGCGTGAATCTGCGCGGGCCGATTCACGGTCTGCGCGCGGCGATTCCGGCGCTGCGCGCGTCGCGGGGATCGGCCGTACTCACCTCGTCGGTGGCCGGTCTGCGCGGTGACCCGGGCAACTGGGCGTACAACGCCTCGAAGGGCGCACTGGTCAATCTGGTCCGGGCGTTCGCGATCGACTATGCCGGGGACGGGGTCCGGGTCAACGCGCTCGCGCCGGGACTGACCCGGACCGGCATCACCGCGAACGTGCATCAGGATCCGCGCGTACTGGCGGCGATCGAACGCCGGATCCCGTTGGGCCGCTTCGCCGAACCGATCGAACAGGCGGAGGCCGTCTGGTTCCTCGCCTCCCCCGCCGCCGGTTACATCACCGGTACCACCCTGGTCGTGGACGGCGGCCTGGACGCCAACCTCGGCATCCTGCCGCTGCCCGGCCAGGGGTTCTGAACACCTCGCTCCACCAACCGATTCCGACGTTCCATCTCATCGAGGAGGCACATCATGACGACCATTTCCGCGGTCGAGGTCAACAAGGCCGCCGCGCGCCGGTTCTACGAGGAGGCGATCACCCAGGGCAAGCTGGAGGTGCTCGACGAGATCATCGCCGACGACGGACGCGACACCGCGTCCCCGGCCGCCGACATCACCGGCCGCCAGGGTTTCGTCGAGCACATCACCTGGCTGCGTGCCAATGTCGAGGGCGTGACCGCCACGGTGGACGATCTCATCGCCGAGGGTGATCGCGTCGTCGTCTACTGGACCATCGACGGGGTGCAGCGCGGTGAGCTGTTCGGCGTGCCCGATTCGGGTGCGGGGCGCCGCTTCACCGGGGTCAGCATCAGCACCATCCGATTCCGGGACGGGCGCATCGTCGAATACGCCGTGCTGCCCGACCGTTTCGGCATCGTGTCCCAACTGCTCCGGTGAGCACACCCACCCGGGACTGATCCGGGAAACGCCGTCGGCCGGCACGGATTTCCGTGCCGGCCGACGGCGTTCACCCGGCTCACGGCGTGGCGCGCTCCAGGGATTCGATCCACTCCCGCAGGGCCGCAGCGGTTGTCGGGGCGTCCTCCTCCAATACCGTGAAATGGTCGCCCGGGATGTCGGTGGTGTCGTGCGGGACGGGCCAGAACGCACGCCAGTCGCGTGGGCCGTCGAGCCGGGTGCCCGGCAACGGTGTCGACGACCGGAGCAGCCGGATCGGCGCCCGCACCGGCGCG
This DNA window, taken from Nocardia sp. BMG111209, encodes the following:
- a CDS encoding ABC transporter permease, which produces MTAAFAAVPGVVRVRAVLRRPGRIVAALTVLAVAVAVVAPGLLAGSPESIDPGVALRAPSAAHPFGTDWLGRDEYARVVYGARTSLLVGIGSTVLSTVAGTLWGLAAALGGRLADRIAMRAADVLLAFPTILMALLVVAVLGPGTGNVVLAITIALTPGFARLVRIRTHLVRHFAYVRAALDLGTAPWRVTLRHIVPNVLLPLGVLVVINIGTAIIIGSSLSFLGLGPDSEIPEWGAMLAQSRNYLGAAWTLALFPGLAVTVTVMAISVLGRALRAGVDGESPDE
- a CDS encoding ABC transporter permease, which produces MTERLRRAGGRAAAAVLVIWAAATLTFAGLQAIPGDPARAIAGGVAATSSPQVLAQIRREYGFDAPLYVQYGRFLARLSRGDLGTSYQQHRAVRSIIAEQLWPTLSLAVGGLLLGLGLSVTVAVFTAQRRRVRAVARAAEFTALSMPTYWVGFLLLALFSFRWRLFPVIGETGWRGSVLPVVTLAVAVAGVLSQVTRDGLEDALNQPFALTVRARGASELRVRSRHALRHAAAPVLTLSGWMLGNLLGGVVVVETVFARKGLGQVLVTAVRGRDYPVVTALVILTAAAFSLISLVLDLLYRLVDPRIREAVR
- a CDS encoding GlxA family transcriptional regulator, which translates into the protein MNVVILVVEGVADFGLAALLETLNTANSLRTELDNASPPWSVRCVSFGAGVRSGYGHLIPTVPLAECDGDADVMIVPAVAALEAEALIGLVSAPESRAVLDLIACSRARGVHLAGACTGTFFLAEAGVLDGQPATTSWWLGPVFRRRYPKAELDEGRTLCRGDQVTTAGASLSHLDLALSLVQAQSPALATLTSRYMAVGNRKSQAAHVIPEVVARGNVLVADFERWVRTNLSEPMRLADVSRMLGASERGLQRAMQAELGKSPQEFVHDIRLERAVELLRTTALTVDAVAGRVGYQNASTLRTLIRRRRGVTVAEIRAARSAW
- a CDS encoding ABC transporter ATP-binding protein, with product MSDPLLEVRGLSVDFGPTRAVAEVDLELAAGGCLAIVGESGSGKSVTARTLLGLAGPGARVRAETLTLGGTDLRRASAAQWRRIRGRRVGFVLQDALTSLDPLRRIGYEVAEPLEIHRLASGDGLDDAVFGLLRRAGIPDPDHRWHQYPHELSGGLRQRALIASAIAAEPELLIADEPTTALDVVVQQQILALLRELRAAGTAVLLISHDLAVVAESADDVAVMYAGSVVEQGPAAAVLTAPAHPYTAELLAATPRIDGPIAAAPRRWAPPAADGCPYAPRCPAADAHCRTRRPPPVTLPDGRRVRCLYPSRTVVPTTPIPAPPVAPPTPNRPPLLEFREVTRHFRLPGGSRNLALDSVSLTLHPGEALGVVGESGSGKSTLARLALAHLAPDAGAVLLDGQPWSELRESARRPSRHRVQLIDQDPLSAFDPRDSTAAIIGAALRRIRSRAARSERIDELLRDVGLEPSVRDSRPAQLSGGQRQRVAIARALAAAPDLLVADEPVSALDITIAAQILDLFDRVRHDSGAALLFISHDLAVVRRLCRRIAVIRHGRIVETGLTAEVFASPQHEYTRRLLAAVPRAAGAALAKGTI
- a CDS encoding ABC transporter substrate-binding protein, translating into MSTHDGGGGASGRRGIRARRRRAAWIAAGAVLAVVVVAGVVAGFAGSNSRGPDAAAPDGTLVYGISGTQVSLDPAVAATAVTSVINRNIFDSLVAQTGPDTFTPWLASSWTISGDGRTYRFALRDGVTFHDGTPFTADAVRASLDHVVDPNTKSAYAASLISAYQETRIVDPHTVEIVLKQPFTPFLQALSTPSLGIQSPAALTAANYRPVGTGPFAFEQWDQGKSESLTRFDGYDSPPPGARHSGPARFGKLVFRFINEDATRYGALTSGQVQAIAGVPPVSAGDLAGRDGFTLRADQTPGLNYNVYLNQSRGPLADQVVRKALSASVDVAKLVDNIYFGRYPVADNPISKVTADYDASARNDLTGYDPENAKRLLDQAGWNRLGPDGIRVKDGARLSLVWPYWPDGTREQRDVVADGIRAQARAVGIEIQRPTVDTGTYVDKYLIGGGYDLVDVSFARPTPDVLRFAFYSANTYAKAGGNVALVNSPQLDAQVTEAAATGDAGRAAANYAAVQHDVLKQAYIIPIYTPVSLTGVSKSVRDLTFDVQTYPRFYDAWLAA
- a CDS encoding ester cyclase; translation: MTTISAVEVNKAAARRFYEEAITQGKLEVLDEIIADDGRDTASPAADITGRQGFVEHITWLRANVEGVTATVDDLIAEGDRVVVYWTIDGVQRGELFGVPDSGAGRRFTGVSISTIRFRDGRIVEYAVLPDRFGIVSQLLR
- a CDS encoding SDR family NAD(P)-dependent oxidoreductase gives rise to the protein MTSTAGQRVAIVTGAASGIGRATAELFAERGEHVLAVDVDERGLAELTGGQVTLVGDVATEPANRAAVQTALDLFGRIDTIVLNAGIGGTPPLEAPGAVDRADRIFGVNLRGPIHGLRAAIPALRASRGSAVLTSSVAGLRGDPGNWAYNASKGALVNLVRAFAIDYAGDGVRVNALAPGLTRTGITANVHQDPRVLAAIERRIPLGRFAEPIEQAEAVWFLASPAAGYITGTTLVVDGGLDANLGILPLPGQGF
- the hsaA gene encoding 3-hydroxy-9,10-secoandrosta-1,3,5(10)-triene-9,17-dione monooxygenase oxygenase subunit, with the translated sequence MTDTKMLDRIRDLVPDIAARAVDTERERRVPDRTVRELTDAGVFRMLQPREFGGAEASPVEFFAVVRALAAGCPSTGWVTSVFGTHAWQLALFSAAAQHDVWGADPDSVIATSYVPSGRVTRVPGGFELSGRWSFSSGCQHAGWIMVGALTTADDPAPGAHLTLLLPRADCTIDEVWQAVGLAGTGSHDLVVDAAFVPAHRVHDAEQHNAEDGPDSELPALYRLPFTSILPGGVTAPLLGAAEGAYAAFLDRMRGRESGPGVAERVSRVAAEIDAGILQLEHNLAAALRCAEAGEEIPLDLRLRARRDQVRAVERAVDATTALFRLAGGRAARSPDVLERHWRDVTTGSLHRANSAERPLINFGQGALGLPVADRIL